The Acidovorax sp. RAC01 genomic sequence TTCGAAATCGACCACGTATTGCGTCTGCTGGCGCAATGCCTCGGCGCTGAGCTTGTGGTAGCCCATGCCCCGACGTGACTGAGTGGCCCAGCTGCCGGGCGGGCGCTGCTGTTCGTCGCCCTGCCAGCTCAGCTCGTAGGCAAACTCCAGCGGCTGGCCGGGCTTTGGCAGCTCGGCCGGCACCCAGTAGGCAACGATGTTGTCGTGAGTTTCATCCGGGGTGTTCAGCTGCACCAGCTCCACCCGGCCAGCACCCCAGTCGTGCAGGGGGCGCACCCAGGCGCTGGGGCGGCGCTCGTAGCGGGCTTCCACGTCTTCGTAGCTCGCCCACTGGCGGTCGCGCTGCATCAGGCCGAAGCCCCTGGGGTTGCGCGTGGCAAACGAGGTGACCAGCGTCTGCCTGGGGTTCTGAAGCGGGCGCCAGAGCCACTCGCCCTCGCCGGTGGCCACCATCAGCCCGTCGGAGTCATGCACCTCGGGCCGGAAGTCGTCCTTGCGCGGCTGGTTCTCGCCAAAGAAGAACATGCTGGTGAGCGGTGCGATCCCCAGCGTGGCAATGGGCCGCGTGGTGCCGGCAGCACGCAGAAAAACGCGGCTGCGTACCGTGGTCGTGGTCTGTGGGCCGGGGCGGATGTCGAACTGGTACGCGCCCGTGGCACGCGGCGAATCGAGCAGCGCATACACGGTAACCTGTGTGGCGCCCGGTTCGGGCCGCACCAGCCAGAACTCGGTGAAGCGGGGGAATTCCTCGGCCTGGCCGGCGGGCGCGCCGACCGTGTCGATGGCCAGGCCGCGGGCCGACAGGCCGTACTGCTGGCCCTTGCCCAGTGCGCGAAAGTAGCTGGCGCCCTGGAACACCACCAGTTCATCCTTGTACGCGGGTGAGTTCAGGTGGTTGTGGAGGCGAAAGCCCGCAAAACCGAGGTCGCCCCAGGTATCCGGTCTGACCTGGTTGCGGCCGTAGTCAAAGTCGGCGCGGCCGTAGCGGATGTGGCGCGTGCCCTGGCGCGTGCCCTGGGGCGTGACCTCGTTGATCAGCACGGGCTGGGTCTGGTAAAGCCCCAGGTGGAAGAACATGGCCTCAAACGGCAGGTTCTCGGCGCGCCACAGGGCGCGGTCCGGGCGCCAGCGGATGTCGCGCACCTGGTCGTAGTTCAGGCGCGCCAGGTCGGGCGGCAGCTTGTCGCTGGCTGGCTGGTAGGCCGTGGCGGCGCGTTCGCGCGCCATCCGGGTCAGGCTCTCGAAATCAAAGGTCTGGGCCTGCGCCGCTGCCATACCGGCCAGCAACCCTGCCGTGACAGCAGCCCAGCGCCGAAAGGCCGGGACAGCGAGGCGCGGTTTCACAGAAAAAAGGGCTTGCATGCCGGAGATAGGGCAAACCCTGTGCCAGCTTGGGAAAGTCCTTTGGAATCAAAGACTTGCGATGGCCTTTCGGTGTAAGCAGCTGTACACCCGCTCCCACCGGTTCAAAACCGGCGCTATCTGTCGCCATCTGGCGACAGGCGGGAGCCATTTCGCCAGAAAACCTATGTGAATCAACGACTTAATCGTGTCGCTCAGCGGCGACATCGTCGCCAGGCTCGTTCTTGAAGTGGCCCGGGGTGAGGGCATGCTTTTGCAGCAGGCGATAGAACTCGGTGCGGTTGCGCTCGGCCAGGCGGGCCGCATCGGCCACATTGCCATCCGTCATCTTGAGCAGGCCCACCAGGTATTCGCGCTCGAACCGCTGGCGCGCCTCGGCAAAGCTCAGCACCTGGGTGCTGGGGGTGCGCAGCGCCCGCTGCACCAGTGTCAGCGGTACCAGCGGCGTGGTGGAGAGCGCGCACACCTGCTCGACCACGTTGAACAGCTGGCGCACGTTGCCAGGCCACGCAGCCATGGTCAGCGCTTTCAGCGCCTCGGGCGCAAAGCCCGACAGGCGCTTGTCGTACTTGCGGGCCAGCTTGTCCAGGAAGTGGTTGGCCAGCAGGGCAATGTCTTCGCGCCGCTCGCCCAGCGTGGGCAGCATGAGCGTGACGACATTCAGGCGGTAGTACAGGTCTTCCCGGAACTGGGCCGTGGCCATGGCGGCCTCCAGGTTGCGGTGCGTGGCCGAGATGATGCGCACATCGATAGGGATCGACTGGCTCGCCCCCACGGGCCGCACTGCGCGCTCCTGCAGCACGCGCAGCAGCTTGACCTGCAGGGCGGGCGGCATGTCTCCAATTTCGTCGAGCAGCAGGGTGCCGCCGTCGGCCGCCTGAAACAGGCCCTTGTGGTTGCTCACCGCATCGGTGAAGGCGCCCTTGACGTGGCCGAAGAGCTCGGATTCGAGCAGCGCCTCGGGGATGGCACCGCAGTTGACGGCCACGAAGGGCTTGCTGGCGCGCGGGCTGGCGCGGTGGATGGCCTGCGCCAGCAGTTCCTTGCCCGAGCCGCTGTCGCCCTGCAGCAGCACGCTGGCGTCCGACTGCGCCACCATGTAGGCCTCTGCCAGCAGGTCGGTCATGCGGTTGGAGCGGCTCACGATGTCGGCCCGCCAGGCTTCGTTGGCGTGCGCGTGCGTGGCTGCCGGCGCGCTCAGCGCCAGTGCCTGTGCAACCTTTTCCATCAGCTCCTTGCCGTCGTAGGGCTTGGTGAGATAGGTGAACACGCCGCGCGACGTGGCCTCTACCGCATCGGGGATGGTGCCGTGGGCGGTGAGCAGGATGACGGGGAGCGACGGATGCCGGGCCCGCACCTCATCGAAAAGTGCCAGGCCATCGCGTCCGGGCAGGCGCACATCGCTGAGCACGAGCTGGGGACGCGCCACGTCCAGCTGCGCCAGGGCGGCCTCGGCCGACGCCACGGCGGTCACCTCGTAGCCTGCGGCATTCAGGCGCAGCGAAAGCAGCCGCAGCATGTCGGCATCGTCGTCCACCACCAGGATGCGCTGGGGTACGGGGCTGCGGACCGGTGCGGTGGGTGGGGAGGTTGCCATGGGTGTCCTGCGCTGGGTGAAGGTGGCGGGGTTACGGCGTACTGGTGCGCGGCGGGCCGGCAGGCACCGCCGGCGCGGGCGCCGCGCTGGGGGCGGGGCGCGTGGTCAGGCTGCGCTCGATGGCGCGTACGGCTTCCAGCCGGTCGTTGAGCTGGTCAATGCGCCGCTGGGCGTCGCGCAGCTGCTGGGTCTGGCGCTCCAGCTGCTCTTCCATCCGGCGCTGCTGCAGCAGCCGTGATTCCATCCATCGCGCCAGCGGATGCAAGCCCTGTGAGGCGGGCTGGGTCAGGACACGCTGCACCAGGCCCAGCGCACGGGCGGAGTCGACCGGCTGGCGCGTCTGTGCCAGCGCGGTGGCCAGCAGCAGGGGGGTGTCGGGCGATGCCTCCTCGATCTCGGTCAGGCGCGCGATCTCTCGCGCCAGCTCGGCCGGCGCCAGGCGCAGGATGCGGTCGCTTTCTGCCAGAACCCGGGCCACAGGGTCTGGCGCTGCGTCGCCCGGCTCGGTGGATGCACCGGGCAGCGAGGGCGGGGCGGAGGGCAATGTGGGCACTGCAACAGGTGCGGGCAGGATTGCCTGCACGGGCTCTGGCGCCGGTGTTGCCGGTGCCGGTCGAGAAACACATCCGGCCGCCAGCAGTGCCGCAGCCAGAACGGCGGCGAGTTGCAGGGGCCGGCGGCAACCGGCGGCAGGCGCCGGTGTGCGGGCAGGACGATGGCGATCAGGCTGCATAGGGGAGTTCGATCCGGAAAAACGAGTGCGTTCCATCCTCGACCAGCTGCACGCGGCCGCCATGGGCCACCACGTACTCCTGCACGATGGACAGCCCGATCCCGGTGCCGCGCACGGCGTCTTCGGGCTGGCGTGTGCCCCGGTAAAAGGGCTCGAACACGCGGTCGCGGTCGCCGTGTGCCACACCTGGCCCCTGGTCAGATACATCCAGGCGCACCTGGCCAGGGTGGATCGACACCGAAAGGCGAACCGTCCCGCCCTTGGGCGAGAAGCGAATGGCGTTGGAGAGCAGGTTGCTGATGGCCGAAGCGATTTTGTCGGGGTCGATCTGCAGCGTCACCGCAGGGCCCTCCACCGTCACGCGCAGGCCGCGCGCCTGCCACTGCAGCCGCTGTGATTCCACGGCCGCTTCCAGCAGGGCGAGCAGGTCGGTATCGCGCCGCTGTAGCTGCCGCGCCTCAAAGGCCGCCGCATTGAAGCGCAGCAGTGCCTCGATCTCGCCCTGCAGGATCAGGGTGTTGTGCCGCAGGATCTGGGCCACCTCGCGCTGGCCCGCGTTGAGCTCGCCCGTCACGCCGTCTTCCAGCAGCGCCACGCCTTCGCGCATGGCGGCCAGCGGGGTCTTGAGCTCGTGCGACACATGGCGCAGGAAGCGGGCCTTGTCGGCGTCGAGCTCCACCAGGCGCAGGCGCAGCCACTCGAGCTGCTGGCCCACGCGGCGCACGTCGTCCGGGCCGGAAATCACCACGGGGCGATCGAGCTGGTTTTCACCCAGCCGGCGGATGGCGCGCTCCAGCCGCTTGAAGGGACGTGCCAGCCAGATGCCCAGCGCCAGCGCCAGCGTCAGCGCCAGCACGATGGCCACCACCACCTGGTGTGTGACGTTTCGGCGACTGTCTTCCACCTGCGACAGCAGGGCCTCGCTGCGCTGCGCGTTGATGTCCTGGATGGACTGGACCATGGCGGTGTGCAGTGCATCGAGTGCCACGAATTCCTCGGCCACCATGCGTTCGTTGTCGAGCGCGCGGTCGGGCGGCGCGTCCATGAGGTTGCTCACGCTCGCCAGGTGGGTGTTCCATTGCGCGGCAAGCTCGGGCGGCAGCCCGCCCTTGCCCAGTGATGCCAGCACATCACGCGCCTCTACTGCCATGTCGTCGAAATTGCGGCGCAGCTGTGCATCGCGCAGTACCAGCGACTGCCGTGCAGCCCGCTCCAGCGCCTGGCCGCGCTGGCCCAGCCCTTGCGCTGCCGTGGCCAGCACGGTGGCCTGCGCGGCGCCTTGGCGGCTTTGCAGCATGAGCTGCTCCAGCGTGTACAGCGCCCGCAAGGCGCTCACCCCCAGCAGGCCGGCAATCAGCAGGAACGCCAGCAGCAGCAATTGCTGAAAGGACAGCCCGTGCAGCAGGCCCTCGGCCTTCGCGTGTGGCGCAGTGGGCCGCAGGGCTTGGGGTTTCATGGGCAAGACCCCAGCACGATCCGTCAGTGCGTCGGGGCCAGCACGGCCTCGTCGGTGCAGACTTCGGCACGCAGCGTGTAGGCCTTGGCTTCGGTCACCCGCACGTCCACCATTTGCCCCACCAGGCGCGGGTGGCCCGCAAAGTTGACCACGCGGTTGCATTCCGTGCGGCCCATCAGCTCGGCGGCGTCGCGCTTGGAAGTGCCCTCGACCAGGATGCGCTGCACCGTGCCCACGCGGCTTTCGCTGATGGACTTGATGTTGGCGTTGATCACGCCCTGCAGGTGCTGCAGGCGGCGCAGCTTCACGTCGTGCGGCGTGTCATCGTGCAGGCCTGCTGCGGGCGTGCCGGGGCGGGGGCTGAAGATGAAGCTGAAGCTGTTGTCAAAGTGGATGTCGTCGATCAGCTTCATCATCTTGTTGAAGTCGTCTTCCGTCTCGCCCGGAAAACCCACGATGAAGTCACTGCTCATGGCCAGGTCGGGGCGGATGGCGCGCAGCTTGCGCACCGTGCTCTTGTATTCCATGGCGGTGTACCCGCGCTTCATGGCCATCAAAATGCGGTCGCTGCCGTGCTGCACGGGCAGATGCAAGTGGCTGGCCAGCTTGGGCAGCCTGGCGTAGGCCTCGATCAGCCGCGGCGTGAATTCGTTGGGGTGGCTGGTGGTGTAGCGGATGCGCTCAATGCCCGGGATGTCGGATACGTATTCGAGCAGCAGTGCAAAGTCGGCAACCTCTGCCGTGCCGCCCATCTTGCCCAGGTAGGCATTCACGTTCTGGCCCAGCAGGGTGATTTCCTTCACGCCCTGGTCGGCCAGGCCCGCTACTTCCACCAGCACGTCGTCAAATGGGCGGCTGACCTCTTCGCCCCGGGTGTAGGGCACCACGCAGTAGCTGCAGTATTTGCTGCAACCTTCCATGATCGACACAAAGGCCGACGCGCCTTCGACACGGGCTGGCGGCAGGTGGTCGAACTTTTCGATCTCGGGGAAGCTGATGTCCACCTGGGGCAGGTTCTGGCGGTCGCGCTGGTTCAGCATTTCGGGCAGGCGGTGCAGGGTCTGCGGGCCAAACACCACATCGACGTAGGGTGCGCGCTTGATGATCTCGGCACCTTCCTGGCTGGCCACGCAGCCACCCACTCCGATCTTGACGCCACGTGCCTTCAGGTGCTTGATGCGGCCGAGGTCGCTGAACACTTTCTCCTGTGCCTTTTCGCGCACCGAGCAGGTGTTGAAGAGGATGAGGTCGGCCTCGTCCACGTTCTGCGTGGGCTCGTAGCCCTGGGCGGCGTTGAGCACGTCGGCCATCTTGTCCGAGTCGTACTCGTTCATCTGGCAGCCGAAGGTCTTGATGAATACTTTTTTGGCCATGGCGGGCTCGCTTTGCAAACGGGAAAAGGCAGGCGCACCGCCGTCAGGGGTGCGTTGTGGTGGTGCTGGGCGCGCGCGCGGCGGGCCCCGCCGGTTCATTTCTTGATGAGGTCCGACTCGGCGCGGTAGTTTCGGTCTACGCCGTCGCTGTTGCCCTTGCGGGGCAGTTCAGCTTCGCCTTGCGTGAGGATCCAGGCAGCGTGCAGCATGCCGGTGCTCTGCTCGATCACGTAGTTGACCTTGAAGGTCTGCCCGATCAAGGTGTGGGCCATGACCAGCGTGTTCTGCGGGCTGAACAGACGCATGCCTGGCGCCATGCGGATGGGTTGGCCGTTGAGCCGGGCCTCGTTGGCTCCGGTGACGGTGAGCGCGCCGCGCAGCGCCGCCTCTGGGAAGTTGCGCACCATGCCGGTACCGGTTGGCACCTGCTGGGCCTGGGCACCGGAAACCCATGCCAGGGTGCTGGCGCCAACCAGCGAGGCCAGCACCAGGGTATGAAGCCGGCGGCTGGCGAGAGATGCGTGGTGTTTGTTGTGTATGCAGCGGTTCATGGTGTACATCCAGGGGCTGAGGGCGCGATTCTACGGTGCCCCTTGCGCCTGGCCCCGTCGGCAGCCCGCTGGCGGCCCTAACCACACCTGGCTGGTGGACTGCGAAGCCCAAAGGAAAAAACCCACAGGGCCAAGGCGCTGTGGGTTTTTGAATCTGGTGGTCGTAGGTGGACTTGAACCACCGACATCAGCATTATGAATGCTGCGCTCTAACCAACTGAGCTATACGACCGCAAACCGAAATTATAGAACAAAAATTATTGGTGTGTGAAGCTCGCTGGGCGCTTGTTCACGAAGGCGTCCATGCCCTCCTTCTGGTCCTGCGTGGCAAACAGCGCATGGAACAGGCGGCGTTCGAACATCACGCCATCGGTGAGGCTGCCTTCAAAGGCGCGGTTGACGGATTCCTTGGCGGCCATCACGGCAATCTGCGAGAAACCGGCGATGGTGATCGCCGCGCCCAACGCTTCGTCCATCAGCTTGTCGTACGGAACCACGCGGCTGACCAGCCCGGCGCGCTCCGCCTCGGTGGCATCCATCATGCGTGCTGTGAGCGCCATGTCCATCGCCTTGGACTTGCCCACCGCACGGGGCAGCCTCTGCGTACCGCCTGCGCCGGGAATCACGCCCAGCTTGATTTCGGGCTGGCCGAACTTTGCGTTGTCGGCCGCGATGATGAAGTCGCACATCATGGCCAGTTCGCAGCCGCCACCCAGTGCAAAGCCGCTCACCGCTGCGATCACCGGCTTGCGCACCGACCGGATGGATTCCCAGTTGCGGGTGATGTAGTCGCCCTTGTACGCGTCGGCAAAGCTGTACTTAGCCATCGCGCCGATGTCTGCGCCAGCGGCGAACGCACGTTCGCTGCCGGTGACGATGATGCAGCCGATCTTATCGTCCGCATCAAAGGCCTTGAGTGCCGCGCCCAGCTCGTCCATGAGCTGGTCATTGAGCGCATTGAGCTGCTTGGGGCGGTTCAGGGTGACGATGCCGACCTTTTCGGCCTCCACACGAACCTCGATGGTTTCGTACGACATGGGATCTCCTTGGGCTGTGGTTTGTTATCGGAAATAAACGGATTGAATATAGCGAAATCGGGCGTGCTCAAGGCCGGGCGGGTTGACCCAGCCAGCGCGCAACGGCTGCCGCATCGGAAACAGACAGGCTCACGGTGTCCGGACCTGCAGGTTCGATGCGTGGCGCCTTGCGGGCTTTGGACGCGGGCTTCCCGGTCGCCAGCATGTCTAGCGTCAGGCGCAGGATGCGGCCATCCCGGGCAACGATCGCCGTGACAGACGTGGCGCTGCCGCTGTAGAACGCAATGTCGTCCAGCTTGCCCACGCGCCAGGCACTGCCGCCGCATTCCACCCCCAGCCATTCATCCCCCGCAGCCATTCCGGCTTTCTCGGCCGCTCCCCCGCGCAGCACGGTCTTGATCTGGATGCTGTGGTTCTCCTGCACCCGGATGCCCAGGCGTTGCGCCAGCTGCGCGGTCTCGGGCTTGAGGCGCACGCCGTTCTTGCCCAGCAGCTCGGCCAGCGGAAGCTCTGCCGTGCCATGCACCCATTGATCCAGCTCCGTGTCAAAGGCGCGGCCGCCCAGCTCCCGCAGCACGGTGCGCAGGTCGTCCTCGCCCATCAGGCCGTTGGGGCAGCGCTGCCACAGCGCGCACATCACATCGTCCAGGGTGGTCTTGCCCTCGCTGCGCAGCGCCATGTCCAGGCACAGCGCTACCAGCGAGCCCTTGGTGTAGTAGCTCACCGTGGTGTTGGGCGTGTTCTCGTCCTGGCGGTAGTACTTCACCCAGGCGTCAAAGCTGGCCTGTGCCACGGTTTGCACGTGGCGGCCCGGAGTCTGGAGGACTTGGTTGATGGTCTTGGTGACCAGCTTGAGGTACGTGGCGTCGTCGATGAGTCCGGCGCGACGCAGCAGCAAGTCGTCGTAGTAGCTGGTGAAACCTTCAAAGAACCAGAGCAGTTCCGTGTAGTTCTCGCGCGCGAAATCCAGCGATGCAAACTCCGCCGGGCGCAGCCGCTTGACGTTCCAGGTGTGGAAGTACTCGTGGCTGATCAGCCCCAGCAGCGTGGTGTAGCCCTCGCTGGCACGTGCCTCGCCCGTGCGGGGCAGGTCGCGCCGGCCACAGATGAGCGCCGTGGAGTTGCGGTGCTCCAGCCCACCATACCCGTCGCCCACGGCGTTGAGCATGAACACATACGAGCGAAAAGGCGGCTTGCCGCCTCCATGCCAGAAGGCCATGGCCGTCTCGCAGATCTTTTGCGTGTCGGCCAGCAGGCGTTTGCCGTCAAACGACGGAGCCGCGCCAGCCACCACGAACCGGTGCGACACGCCGCCGGCAGTGAAGCGGCCTGTCCAGAAATTGCCCAGCTCAAAGGGGCAGTCCACCAGCGCTTCGTAGTCGGGGGCTCCGTAAAGCCCGAAGCCTTGCTTGTCGATTGCGAGCCCATCCATGCCGGTGGCCACAGACCACTGCGCGGTGGCCTCTGTGCGCGCGATCTCGATGCTGTGCGCATGCTGCTGGCTGCCCTCTACGCGCAAACAAAGGCTGGTGCCGTTGAAGAAGCCTCGCGACGCATCCAGCCAGGCAGTGCGCACCGACGTGTCGTAGGCGCACACGCCGTAGGTCAGCACCAGCGGCTTGTCAGGACTGCAGGCGATCAGCCAGCGGTGCTTGTCGAGCTGCGTCACCGGGCTGCGCCGCCGGCCTTGCGTGGCCTGCAGGTTCTGCAGGTTCTTGGAGAACTCACGCACCAGGTAGCTGCCCGGAATCCAGACCGGAAGCGACACCTCCTGCTGCGCCTGTGGATGGGCAATCGTGAGGGTGATCCGGAAGATGTGGGCGTGTACATCGGCCGGTTCAACCCGGTAGTGAACGGCAGCGGGCTCGTGGGTTCGGGTGGCGGGCATGGTGGTCAGCGAGGATGCCGGCGCGGTGCCCGTGCGTGCAGTGGCACCAGCGCCGCAACAGGAAGGGAAATCAACGGTGCAGCGGCCAGGCCTTCAGCGGGCGCTGGCGGTGTCGGTGCTGGCCTCGGCCAGACGCTTTTCGACTTCAGCCGCGCCGATGGCGCCAGGCACGCGCGTGCCGTTGGCGAAGATGAGCGTGGGCGTGCCCGTGATCTTGTACTGGCGGCCAAACGCCAGGTTGCGCTGCAGAGCGCTCGTGTCGCAGCTGGCGGCCGGCACAGCCTTGTCGCGGATCATCATGTCTTGCCAGGCTGCGACGCGGTCCTTGGAGCACCAGATGTTGCGTGATTTTTCGGCGGAGTCGGGGCTCAGGATCGGGTACAGAAACAGGTACACCGTGACGTTGTCCACGTTCTGCATGTCGCGTTCGAAGCGCTTGCAGTAACCGCAGTTCGGGTCTTCGAACACCGCTACCTTGCGCTTGCCGTCGCCGCGCACGATGGTGAACGCATCCTTGAGCGGAAGCGCAGCGAAATCCACCGCAGTGAGCTTGGCAATGCGGTCTTCTGTCAGGTTGCGGCGGGCCTTGGTATCAATCAGCTCGCCCTGGATGACGTAGTTGCCCTTGGCATCGGTGTAAAAAAGATCGGTGCCAATGCGCACTTCGAACAGGCCCTTCATGGGGGTGGGGCGCACCTCGTCGATCTTGTCCATCTGCGGAATGCGCTCAGCCAGCGCCTTGCGGATGTCCGCCTCCTGGGCATGGGCCGAAACGGTCAAGGCCAGCGTACCGGCAGCAGCGAGCAGGGCGGGAATCAGTTTCATCGTTCAGTCATTCCATCAGTCGGGCGGCGGCAGCAATGCCGATACCGGGGGTCATCGCATTCCCATGGCCTGCCTGGCCACGAAATCCTTGAGGGGGCCGCTCATGTCAAACCCCTTCATGCCTGCGTTGCGCAGCATGGGCAACGGCCCATCCTGGCGCGTAAAGAGCTGCTGCAGTCCGTCGGTGGCCAGGCCCATGGTCCACACCGCCGCCTTGCGTTCGCGTTCATAGCGGCGCAGCAGGCGAAGGTCGCTCACGCTGCGCCAGTAGTCGCGCGCATGCAGCACGTGGGCCAAGGCCTGCACGTCTGCAAGGCCCAGGTTCAGCCCCTGGCCCGCCAGGGGGTGCACGGTGTGCGCGGCGTCGCCTGCCAAGACCCAGCTTCGGGCCTTGCGGCCCTCAGGGGGCAGCGCACCGCACCAGCGGTCAGCGCGTGCCAGCTGCAGCGGCCACATCGCGCGCTCGCTGGTCACCGTCAGGGCACCCAGGGCGCCCCCACTGGCTTCGTTCAGTCGCGCTGCAAAGTCTTGCGCGGGCAGTTCCATCAACAGCACAGCCTGCTCTGGTGAGACGGACCACACCACC encodes the following:
- a CDS encoding sigma 54-interacting transcriptional regulator, whose translation is MATSPPTAPVRSPVPQRILVVDDDADMLRLLSLRLNAAGYEVTAVASAEAALAQLDVARPQLVLSDVRLPGRDGLALFDEVRARHPSLPVILLTAHGTIPDAVEATSRGVFTYLTKPYDGKELMEKVAQALALSAPAATHAHANEAWRADIVSRSNRMTDLLAEAYMVAQSDASVLLQGDSGSGKELLAQAIHRASPRASKPFVAVNCGAIPEALLESELFGHVKGAFTDAVSNHKGLFQAADGGTLLLDEIGDMPPALQVKLLRVLQERAVRPVGASQSIPIDVRIISATHRNLEAAMATAQFREDLYYRLNVVTLMLPTLGERREDIALLANHFLDKLARKYDKRLSGFAPEALKALTMAAWPGNVRQLFNVVEQVCALSTTPLVPLTLVQRALRTPSTQVLSFAEARQRFEREYLVGLLKMTDGNVADAARLAERNRTEFYRLLQKHALTPGHFKNEPGDDVAAERHD
- a CDS encoding sensor histidine kinase encodes the protein MKPQALRPTAPHAKAEGLLHGLSFQQLLLLAFLLIAGLLGVSALRALYTLEQLMLQSRQGAAQATVLATAAQGLGQRGQALERAARQSLVLRDAQLRRNFDDMAVEARDVLASLGKGGLPPELAAQWNTHLASVSNLMDAPPDRALDNERMVAEEFVALDALHTAMVQSIQDINAQRSEALLSQVEDSRRNVTHQVVVAIVLALTLALALGIWLARPFKRLERAIRRLGENQLDRPVVISGPDDVRRVGQQLEWLRLRLVELDADKARFLRHVSHELKTPLAAMREGVALLEDGVTGELNAGQREVAQILRHNTLILQGEIEALLRFNAAAFEARQLQRRDTDLLALLEAAVESQRLQWQARGLRVTVEGPAVTLQIDPDKIASAISNLLSNAIRFSPKGGTVRLSVSIHPGQVRLDVSDQGPGVAHGDRDRVFEPFYRGTRQPEDAVRGTGIGLSIVQEYVVAHGGRVQLVEDGTHSFFRIELPYAA
- a CDS encoding M61 family metallopeptidase, translating into MPATRTHEPAAVHYRVEPADVHAHIFRITLTIAHPQAQQEVSLPVWIPGSYLVREFSKNLQNLQATQGRRRSPVTQLDKHRWLIACSPDKPLVLTYGVCAYDTSVRTAWLDASRGFFNGTSLCLRVEGSQQHAHSIEIARTEATAQWSVATGMDGLAIDKQGFGLYGAPDYEALVDCPFELGNFWTGRFTAGGVSHRFVVAGAAPSFDGKRLLADTQKICETAMAFWHGGGKPPFRSYVFMLNAVGDGYGGLEHRNSTALICGRRDLPRTGEARASEGYTTLLGLISHEYFHTWNVKRLRPAEFASLDFARENYTELLWFFEGFTSYYDDLLLRRAGLIDDATYLKLVTKTINQVLQTPGRHVQTVAQASFDAWVKYYRQDENTPNTTVSYYTKGSLVALCLDMALRSEGKTTLDDVMCALWQRCPNGLMGEDDLRTVLRELGGRAFDTELDQWVHGTAELPLAELLGKNGVRLKPETAQLAQRLGIRVQENHSIQIKTVLRGGAAEKAGMAAGDEWLGVECGGSAWRVGKLDDIAFYSGSATSVTAIVARDGRILRLTLDMLATGKPASKARKAPRIEPAGPDTVSLSVSDAAAVARWLGQPARP
- the miaB gene encoding tRNA (N6-isopentenyl adenosine(37)-C2)-methylthiotransferase MiaB; the encoded protein is MAKKVFIKTFGCQMNEYDSDKMADVLNAAQGYEPTQNVDEADLILFNTCSVREKAQEKVFSDLGRIKHLKARGVKIGVGGCVASQEGAEIIKRAPYVDVVFGPQTLHRLPEMLNQRDRQNLPQVDISFPEIEKFDHLPPARVEGASAFVSIMEGCSKYCSYCVVPYTRGEEVSRPFDDVLVEVAGLADQGVKEITLLGQNVNAYLGKMGGTAEVADFALLLEYVSDIPGIERIRYTTSHPNEFTPRLIEAYARLPKLASHLHLPVQHGSDRILMAMKRGYTAMEYKSTVRKLRAIRPDLAMSSDFIVGFPGETEDDFNKMMKLIDDIHFDNSFSFIFSPRPGTPAAGLHDDTPHDVKLRRLQHLQGVINANIKSISESRVGTVQRILVEGTSKRDAAELMGRTECNRVVNFAGHPRLVGQMVDVRVTEAKAYTLRAEVCTDEAVLAPTH
- a CDS encoding enoyl-CoA hydratase → MSYETIEVRVEAEKVGIVTLNRPKQLNALNDQLMDELGAALKAFDADDKIGCIIVTGSERAFAAGADIGAMAKYSFADAYKGDYITRNWESIRSVRKPVIAAVSGFALGGGCELAMMCDFIIAADNAKFGQPEIKLGVIPGAGGTQRLPRAVGKSKAMDMALTARMMDATEAERAGLVSRVVPYDKLMDEALGAAITIAGFSQIAVMAAKESVNRAFEGSLTDGVMFERRLFHALFATQDQKEGMDAFVNKRPASFTHQ
- a CDS encoding glucan biosynthesis protein G, whose translation is MQALFSVKPRLAVPAFRRWAAVTAGLLAGMAAAQAQTFDFESLTRMARERAATAYQPASDKLPPDLARLNYDQVRDIRWRPDRALWRAENLPFEAMFFHLGLYQTQPVLINEVTPQGTRQGTRHIRYGRADFDYGRNQVRPDTWGDLGFAGFRLHNHLNSPAYKDELVVFQGASYFRALGKGQQYGLSARGLAIDTVGAPAGQAEEFPRFTEFWLVRPEPGATQVTVYALLDSPRATGAYQFDIRPGPQTTTTVRSRVFLRAAGTTRPIATLGIAPLTSMFFFGENQPRKDDFRPEVHDSDGLMVATGEGEWLWRPLQNPRQTLVTSFATRNPRGFGLMQRDRQWASYEDVEARYERRPSAWVRPLHDWGAGRVELVQLNTPDETHDNIVAYWVPAELPKPGQPLEFAYELSWQGDEQQRPPGSWATQSRRGMGYHKLSAEALRQQTQYVVDFEGPALAALPANAAVKAVVTAGPAGKVLESMAYRNPATNRWRMTLRVQRQRTDQPVELRAFLQHDNHAVSETWTHIILPE
- a CDS encoding DsbC family protein, whose protein sequence is MKLIPALLAAAGTLALTVSAHAQEADIRKALAERIPQMDKIDEVRPTPMKGLFEVRIGTDLFYTDAKGNYVIQGELIDTKARRNLTEDRIAKLTAVDFAALPLKDAFTIVRGDGKRKVAVFEDPNCGYCKRFERDMQNVDNVTVYLFLYPILSPDSAEKSRNIWCSKDRVAAWQDMMIRDKAVPAASCDTSALQRNLAFGRQYKITGTPTLIFANGTRVPGAIGAAEVEKRLAEASTDTASAR